From the genome of Pelmatolapia mariae isolate MD_Pm_ZW linkage group LG12, Pm_UMD_F_2, whole genome shotgun sequence, one region includes:
- the spef2 gene encoding sperm flagellar protein 2, producing MSDILCRWLNQELQLSKAVEPKTIAKDFASGYLMGEVLHKYQLQNDFNMFMKKDTSVSKLNNFTRLEPTLQLLGISFDINTAQDLIQEKQGAATRLLYQLYVSLETNRKAEISGTMMEIMQPAGCASLHKKEHQIYSDRLRQVVKRDTELKLQKISQHYEEKFQQFVVTPPIEQKRQVKVQDEKRLKNIDKLQAFHQKHKGMTFNQTTYMQVPKPPPYISQLSLKKRQQQQKRKERQAQIVQTEIAQFETNRKKVITAGLSSSGQSPIDFSLGSSSQGRDLLGRGNKVMLQSSNRYIQEIRKRLEENAIACKEREKRQDRFLVEQLKVHEAQEEARREEQLVKRLTRQTQQEQRLATQLLQIRMQKEVIRENRLFREQQYQQRRERDFQEALDREAALAQQAKLDRAEEIKKELEFCNRIAVERAQRKYKKHFENCRGILEQIMDLATKVGEYRLLNGNRIPEKLMREWKELLFSGLPLYEPIKDQQPGFGFREPLNTIELQKQEILNNQDYDEYTNMVGEWGLPEEAVEVKLPVTNNDILGYIVQRLRNVVDPPIAEPSSSLFPHFILKACVLGKFCSGKTTCLSKIAEAHGIYVLSTDTLIEEALNAHKNGELSKRAIQGAAVEKELRKGNAIPNELLVDIIVEAISQLPSQSGWILDGFPFGIAQSHLLEKALGGAVSLEKEVVNSRKNLAKDPNPPKPPPPPAPVLDLVLLLDIPDEHAISRGYTKMDLDDAPRTSQHADKNVYLAQIGHRITAFQDTWPKLEKWFGEKQNILVRVDADVDVQELYSRVESILHQAMLKTQGAFSSPPVEDAVLDSAKAPKLSSSSVPSGVDQPTALTGETVEPTESCSSLKEEKVQSLRGPSRSASVSSVCSVSCQGAPKNSPKSKSFCPRSSVQLYVNEPLPPEIPEYLCSYWDTLCDSYVDGVKTVMQELRSQRSVINHHLFNIRERYKHYLGRPDLKQELVSQWQKNFNSIPDDMREDEDTKEELHLRLDELRERLWDITDKRKEQDEQERASLMSDGWLEEHIVVLVNHHSILTQVELNRFQETLCILRVYYLSMCGQMLPKPLSNFFYIPLMENIENKDQDESSEPPGSSLCNLDEGEDKKKLHFTPLNRHPDASGRVSKTKGQDQPEPVQPPHEKLISGYEEALTAISNLVSGETDRSEIKEQDEKLPEKENEKASTSENKNNKQKQSSKKDQSSPPQTPSQATAEERNSEKPYNPKVREKLHREYSAAVTHEEDAVKARIALVKAHGLVMVQSLQSTAEEIFGNMEKWLHERYLAEMKSIDQLTEVVHHHIETDAKLKNELVLECSDFYLNGDCRVVASPLPPPRPPPLEKPMRSTPTIAQLELLYQQLYSISPSGFMSTSGFFSLLKDIITTNMGKDTLPEPWMDKSESQLMEIVSSLTDSYEMVDWHRFLLSAALPWPFPLLSQLLDVLQQFKAADTGDTGYINEENYLRTELWFSTESVQTVPEDPSEPVPYERLANLRKFFFHMFADHSFSPSRLDYVSMLKYFAADPNPTQGFIRVLSVVLGQKLTHSSLNHLVKSMPIIEENADLSSSELDYKEERALSASSILGDEQEVSIPALLSVICHKITKMEDKSHVPSGSPSQKEHTANLVEVFRELGYDPEDHVPFSILSQHPSVLSLMESCTHHQLVNIHGVLLDSQQGGETNSSTLS from the exons ATGTCGGATATATTGTGCCGGTGGCTGAACCAGGAGCTCCAGCTGTCAAAGGCTGTAG AGCCAAAGACCATTGCCAAAGATTTCGCCAGTGGTTACCTAATGGGGGAAGTTTTGCATAAATATCAGCTGCAAAACGATTTCAATATGTTTATGAAGAAAGA CACCTCCGTCTCCAAACTGAATAATTTTACCCGCCTTGAGCCTACTCTCCAATTACTTGGGATCTCCTTCGACATAAACACAGCCCAAGACCTAATTCAGGAGAAGCAGGGGGCTGCCACACGCCTCCTATACCAACTCTATGTCTCACTTGAGACGAACAGGAAAGCAGAAATTAGTGGGACAATGATGGAAATTATGCAGCCAGCAGGATGTGCAAGCCTGCACAAAAAGGAGCATCAGATCTATTCTGAC CGACTGCGTCAGGTGGTGAAACGTGATACAGAATTGAAACTCCAGAAAATTTCCCAGCACTATGAGGAGAAATTCCAGCAGTTTGTGGTGACCCCTCCGATCGAGCAGAAGAGACAAGTCAAAGTCCAGGATGAGAAAAGACTGAAGAATATTGACAAG TTGCAGGCATTTCATCAGAAGCACAAAGGCATGACTTTTAACCAGACCACTTATATGCAGGTGCCTAAGCCACCTCCATACATTTCACAGCTCAGCCTAAAGaagagacagcagcagcagaagcgcAAAGAACGGCAAGCACAG ATAGTCCAGACTGAAATAGCCCAGTTTGAGACAAACAGGAAGAAGGTAATTACTGCTGGGTTATCATCAAG TGGTCAGTCCCCCATAGATTTTTCCCTTGGTAGCAGCAGTCAGGGCCGTGATTTGCTTGGACGTGGAAATAAGGTGATGTTACAGTCCAGCAACAGGTACATACAAGAAATCCGAAAGAGGCTGGAGGAAAATGCTATAGCTTgcaaggagagagagaaaagacaagACAGATTCCTGGTGGAGCAGCTCAAGGTCCATGAAGCTCAGGAG GAGGCACGACGAGAGGAGCAACTGGTGAAGCGACTGACACGTCAGACTCAGCAGGAGCAGCGTTTGGCAACCCAGCTACTTCAGATACGTATGCAGAAGGAGGTCATCCGAGAGAACCGCCTGTTCAGAGAACAGCAGTACCAGcagcggagagagagagacttccAGGAAGCTCTGGACAGGGAGGCG GCTCTGGCTCAGCAGGCTAAGTTGGATCGTGCAGAAGAGATCAAAAAGGAGCTtgaattctgtaacaggatTGCTGTTGAGAGAGCTCAAAGGAAATATAAGAAGCATTTTGAGAACTGCAGGGGCATTTTGGAGCAGATAATGGACTTGGCCACAAAGGTTGGAGAATATCGACTGCTCAATGGAAA TCGGATTCCAGAGAAGCTGATGAGAGAGTGGAAGGAATTGCTGTTCAGTGGTCTTCCACTTTACGAGCCAATAAAGGACCAGCAGCCAGGGTTTGGGTTCCGTGAACCACTAAACACTATAGAGCTTCAGAAGCAGGAGATACTCAACAACCAGGACTATGATGAATACACT AATATGGTGGGTGAGTGGGGATTGCCAGAGGAAGCTGTGGAAGTGAAATTACCCGTGACCAACAATGATATTCTTGGGTACATTGTCCAACGACTGAGGAACGTTGTTGATCCACCCATCGCTGAACCATCATCATCTCTATTTCCACACTTTATCCTTAAGGCCTGTGTCCTTGGAAAGTTTTGCTCTGGCAAGACCACCTGCCTGTCCAAGATTGCTGAAG CACATGGCATCTACGTCTTATCGACTGATACTTTGATTGAAGAGGCACTGAATGCTCACAAGAACGGAGAG CTTTCGAAGCGAGCCATACAAGgagctgctgtggaaaaagAGCTGAGGAAAGGGAACGCTATCCCTAATGAGCTGTTAGTGGACATTATAGTAGAGGCGATCAG TCAGCTTCCATCTCAGTCAGGTTGGATTCTGGATGGATTCCCATTTGGCATCGCTCAGTCACATCTTCTAGAGAAAGCCCTTGGTGGAGCTGTATCCTTAGAAAAGGAAGTTGTAAATAGCAGGAAGAACCTTGCTAAAGATCCCAATCCACCAAAACCTCCACCACCCCCTGCACCTGTGCTGGACCTAGTTTTGCTCCTGGATATCCCTGATGAGCATGCAATCAGTCGTGGATACACTAAAATGG ATCTGGACGATGCTCCTAGAACCTCCCAGCATGCAGACAAGAATGTGTATCTGGCACAGATTGGACACAG GATAACAGCTTTTCAAGATACCTGGCCAAAACTAGAGAAATGGTTTGGcgaaaagcaaaacattttggTCCGTGTTGATGCAGATGTAGACGTTCAGGAGCTTTATAGTAGGGTGGAGTCTATCCTGCATCAAGCTATGTTGAAAACACAGGGAG CTTTTTCCAGTCCTCCTGTTGAAGATGCTGTACTAGACAGTGCAAAAGCTCCCAAGTTGTCCTCTTCAAGTGTACCTTCAGGTGTAGACCAGCCTACAGCTCTCACTGGAGAAACTGTTGAGCCCACAGAGTCCTGCTCCAGCCTTAAAGAGGAAAAGGTCCAAAGTCTCAGAG GGCCCAGTAGGAGTGCATCAGTATCCTCAGTGTGCAGTGTTAGCTGTCAAGGAGCCCCCAAAAACTCACCTAAGTCTAAATCTTTCTGCCCCCGATCATCTGTCCAGCTCTATGTGAATGAGCCACTTCCTCCG GAGATCCCAGAGTACCTGTGCTCATACTGGGACACATTGTGCGATTCTTATGTAGACGGTGTAAAGACGGTGATGCAAGAGCTGCGCTCGCAACGCTCTGTTATCAACCATCACCTGTTTAATATCAG AGAGCGTTACAAACATTATTTGGGGCGCCCAGACTTAAAGCAGGAGTTAGTGTCTCAATGGCAGAAGAACTTCAACAGCATACCCGATGATATGAGAGAAGATGAGGATACCAAAGAAGAGCTACATCTGAGATTGGAT GAGCTACGTGAACGTTTGTGGGACATTACTGACAAGCGTAAGGAGCAGGATGAGCAAGAGAGGGCTTCTCTCATGAGTGATGGTTGGTTGGAGGAGCACATTGTTGTTCTCGTCAACCACCACTCTATACTTACGCAG GTGGAGTTAAACCGCTTCCAGGAGACGCTCTGTATTCTCAGGGTCTACTATTTAAGCATGTGTGGACAGATGCTTCCCAAACCACtctcaaattttttttatattccttTAATGGAAAACATAGAAAATAAGGATCAGGATGAGAG TAGTGAACCACCAGGATCAAGTTTGTGCAATCTGGATGAAGGAGAGGACAAGAAGAAGTTACATTT tacTCCACTCAACAGACATCCTGACGCCTCTGGAAGGGTCTCCAAGACAAAAGGCCAAGATCAGCCAGAACCTGTTCAA cCACCACACGAAAAACTGATATCTGGCTATGAGGAAGCACTCACAGCTATCAGCAATCTG GTGTCAGGAGAAACAGACAGGTCGGAGATAAAAGAGCAGGACGAGAAACTAccagagaaagaaaatgagaaagcctccacaagtgaaaataaaaacaacaaacaaaagcagtCATCCAAAAAAG ATCAGTCATCCCCACCACAGACACCCAGCCAGGCAACAGCCGAGGAGAGAAACTCAGAGAAGCCTTATAATCCTAAAGTTAGAGAAAAATTGCACAGAGAATATTCAGCTGCAGTAACTCATGagg AGGATGCGGTAAAGGCCCGCATTGCACTGGTGAAAGCTCATGGTCTGGTGATGGTACAGTCTCTGCAAAGCACAGCAGAAGAGATTTTTGGCAACATGGAGAAGTGGCTACACGAACGCTATCTTGCAGAAATGAAGAG cATTGACCAATTAACAGAAGTGGTTCACCACCACATAGAGACTGATGCTAAGTTGAAGAATGAGTTGGTGTTG GAGTGTTCTGACTTCTATCTGAATGGAGACTGCCGTGTGGTTGCTAGCCCACTTCCCCCTCCCCGTCCACCTCCTTTGGAGAAACCCATGAGGTCCACCCCAACCATAGCTCAGCTAGAGTTACTGTACCAGCAGCTATACAGCATTTCTCCATCAG GCTTCATGTCTACGTCTGGGTTCTTCAGTTTGCTCAAAGATATCATCACTACTAACATGGGCAAAGACACCTTGCCTGAGCCCTGGATGGACAAAAGTGAATCACAG TTGATGGAGATTGTGTCTTCATTGACGGACAGCTATGAGATGGTAGACTGGCATCGGTTTCTGCTCAGTGCTGCTCTTCCTTGGCCATTTCCTTTGTTAAGTCAGCTGCTGGATGTGCTACAACAGTTCAAGGCAGCAGATACTGGTGACACAGGCTATATAAATGAGGAGAACTACCTGAGA ACAGAGTTGTGGTTCTCCACTGAAAGTGTCCAGACTGTTCCTGAGGACCCCTCTGAGCCTGTACCTTATGAGCGTCTGGCCAACCTTCGCAAG ttctttttccacatgtttgcagaccactccttctctccctctcgATTGGATTATGTGTCCATGCTGAAGTACTTTGCTGCAGACCCCAACCCCACACAGGGCTTCATCCGAGTACTTAGCGTGGTCCTTGGTCAAAAGCTCACGCATTCCTCACTGAACCATCTTGTCAAA TCTATGCCCATCATAGAAGAGAATGCAGACCTCTCCTCCTCTGAACTTGACTACAAGGAAGAACGTGCTCTCAGTGCATCAAGCATTTTGGGGGATGAGCAGGAAGTGTCGATCCCTGCTCTCCTTTCTGTCATCTGCCACAAAATCACTAAGATGGAAGACAAAAGCCACGTTCCCTCCGGCAGCCCGAGTCAGAAGGAGCACACTGCG AACCTGGTGGAAGTATTCAGAGAGCTGGGATATGATCCTGAGGACCATGTCCCTTTTTCCATTCTCTCTCAGCATCCTTCTGTTCTGTCGCTGATGGAGAGTTGTACACACCACCAGCTTGTG AACATTCATGGAGTGTTACTGGACAGTCAGCAAGGAGGAGAGACTAACAGCTCAACACTTTCATAA